The following proteins come from a genomic window of Candidatus Sulfotelmatobacter sp.:
- a CDS encoding polysaccharide deacetylase family protein, which produces MRISFRFDGPAWAEPRTRWTISTIAPLLDAPWGLDPPDHTPRADQPVVWIGQQAPAPRDTAAVIAFEGWREWQAATLERVKFDGVTLAAPAGASKADSPGHFPSAWLQSLWHVLSRQEEREDARRDQWQCYSGEYTRLGGIGLLETPWVNLAAEQLRSRIEAWCASRGVSLPRTPRWKNGARFAVALSHDVDDVRLRSVAQSLRLLSLSRSPKSYAFRGGLAALSRSLLASSGSDPYSQFERWAQQEADRGFRATWFVFGQTRLAHEYDAPYLLSDRLSFEGRTTSVGQMFGSLGARGFEIGLHGTYGSWRDAGVLRAERERVARATGREVTSTRQHYLRFDIDRTLAAQEGAGLTTDATLGYNEAIGFRAGIAAPFHPWNAGALQAHRLLEVPLTLMDGALFRSFQLSPEAAVRRTLEHLESVERVGGLAGLLWHPNAAAERLFPGWWSCFVAALDHLVARGAWVANVGEIAEWWRERNRRLELDSATD; this is translated from the coding sequence ATGAGGATCTCGTTCCGATTCGACGGGCCGGCGTGGGCGGAGCCGCGCACGCGCTGGACGATCAGCACGATCGCGCCGCTGCTCGACGCGCCGTGGGGGCTGGATCCACCCGATCACACACCACGGGCGGATCAGCCGGTGGTCTGGATCGGGCAGCAGGCGCCGGCGCCGCGCGATACCGCCGCGGTGATCGCATTCGAAGGCTGGCGTGAATGGCAGGCGGCCACGCTCGAGCGCGTGAAGTTCGACGGCGTCACGTTGGCGGCGCCCGCGGGAGCATCCAAGGCCGATTCGCCCGGCCATTTTCCCAGCGCCTGGTTGCAATCGTTGTGGCACGTGCTCTCGCGACAGGAAGAGCGCGAAGACGCGCGGCGCGACCAGTGGCAATGCTACAGCGGCGAGTACACGCGGCTCGGCGGGATCGGGCTGCTCGAGACCCCGTGGGTGAATCTGGCGGCCGAGCAGTTGCGATCGCGGATCGAAGCGTGGTGCGCTTCACGAGGCGTGTCGCTTCCGCGCACGCCGCGCTGGAAGAACGGCGCCCGTTTCGCCGTCGCCCTGAGCCACGACGTCGACGACGTGCGCCTGCGCTCGGTGGCGCAATCGTTGCGATTGTTGAGCCTCTCACGATCCCCGAAATCGTACGCGTTCCGGGGCGGGCTCGCGGCGTTGTCGCGGTCGCTGCTTGCTTCGAGCGGCTCCGATCCCTATTCGCAGTTCGAGCGTTGGGCGCAGCAAGAAGCCGACCGTGGCTTCAGAGCGACCTGGTTCGTGTTCGGACAAACGCGCCTCGCCCATGAGTACGACGCTCCCTATCTTCTGTCCGATCGGCTGAGCTTCGAAGGACGAACCACGTCGGTCGGCCAGATGTTCGGTTCGCTTGGCGCGCGTGGCTTCGAGATCGGTCTCCACGGCACGTATGGCTCGTGGCGCGATGCCGGCGTGTTGAGAGCGGAGCGCGAACGGGTGGCGCGCGCGACCGGGCGCGAGGTCACCAGCACGCGCCAGCACTATCTGCGCTTCGATATCGACCGCACCTTAGCCGCGCAGGAGGGCGCCGGCCTCACCACCGACGCCACCCTCGGCTACAACGAAGCGATCGGATTTCGCGCCGGGATCGCGGCCCCCTTTCATCCGTGGAACGCGGGAGCACTCCAGGCCCACCGGCTCCTCGAGGTGCCGCTCACGCTCATGGATGGCGCCCTGTTCCGCTCCTTCCAGCTCTCGCCGGAGGCCGCGGTGAGGCGCACGCTCGAGCATCTCGAGTCGGTCGAGCGGGTGGGCGGGCTCGCCGGCCTGCTCTGGCATCCCAATGCGGCTGCCGAACGCCTGTTTCCCGGCTGGTGGTCGTGCTTCGTCGCGGCGCTCGATCACCTGGTCGCGCGCGGCGCCTGGGTCGCGAATGTGGGCGAGATCGCCGAATGGTGGCGCGAGCGAAATCGCCGACTTGAATTGGATTCCGCGACCGACTGA